From a single Bradyrhizobium sediminis genomic region:
- a CDS encoding SMP-30/gluconolactonase/LRE family protein — translation MSEAKPRAGWQPATHYPDPAIHALDPRFEKYWLKLSAVERLTTGLRWAEGPVWIGDGRYLLCSDIPNQRIIKWEEETGAVSIFRKPSNFANGNTRDRQGRLVTCEHGGRRVTRTEYDGSITVLMDSFDGKRLNSPNDVVVKSDGSIWFTDPVFGLLGNYEGYKAEPELDMNVYRIDDATQKAGIVAQGILGPNGLCFSPDEKILYIIESRGVPTRKILAYDVSSGGDRISNKRVFVDAGPGTPDGMRADIDGNLWCGWGMGDPELDGVVVFAPDGKMIGRIALPERCANLCFGGLKRNRLFMAASQSIYALYVNTQGAPGG, via the coding sequence ATGTCCGAGGCCAAACCCCGAGCCGGCTGGCAGCCGGCGACGCATTATCCCGATCCCGCCATTCACGCGCTCGATCCCCGCTTCGAAAAATACTGGCTGAAACTGTCGGCGGTGGAACGGCTGACCACGGGATTGCGCTGGGCCGAGGGCCCGGTGTGGATCGGCGACGGCCGCTATCTCCTGTGCAGCGACATTCCCAACCAGCGCATCATCAAATGGGAAGAGGAAACCGGCGCGGTCTCGATCTTCCGCAAGCCGTCGAACTTCGCCAACGGCAACACCCGCGACCGCCAGGGCCGCCTGGTCACCTGCGAACACGGCGGCCGCCGCGTCACCCGCACCGAATATGACGGCTCCATCACCGTGCTGATGGACTCCTTCGACGGCAAGCGGCTGAACTCGCCGAACGACGTGGTGGTGAAATCCGATGGCTCGATCTGGTTCACCGATCCGGTGTTCGGGCTGCTCGGCAATTACGAAGGCTACAAGGCCGAGCCCGAGCTCGACATGAACGTCTACCGGATCGACGACGCCACCCAAAAGGCCGGCATCGTCGCCCAAGGCATTTTGGGACCCAACGGACTCTGTTTCTCGCCGGACGAAAAAATTCTCTACATCATCGAATCGCGCGGCGTGCCGACCCGCAAGATTCTGGCCTACGACGTTTCATCCGGCGGCGACAGGATCTCCAACAAGCGCGTGTTCGTCGACGCCGGTCCCGGCACCCCCGACGGCATGCGCGCCGACATCGACGGCAATCTGTGGTGCGGCTGGGGCATGGGCGACCCCGAACTCGACGGCGTCGTGGTCTTCGCTCCCGACGGCAAAATGATCGGCCGCATTGCGCTCCCCGAGCGCTGCGCCAATCTCTGCTTTGGCGGATTGAAGCGCAACCGGCTGTTCATGGCCGCGAGCCAGTCGATCTACGCGCTGTACGTCAACACGCAGGGCGCGCCGGGGGGATAG
- a CDS encoding IlvD/Edd family dehydratase: MADGLRKGLTSYGDAGFSLFLRKAFIKAMGYSDDALNRPIVGITNTYSDYNPCHGNVPEIIEAVKRGVMLSGAMPMVFPTISIAESFAHPTSMYLRNLMAMDTEEMIRAQPMDAVVVIGGCDKTLPAQIMAAVSADLPTVVIPVGPMVVGHHKGEVLGACTDCRRLWAKHRAGEIDEVEIEAVNGRLAPSVGTCMVMGTASTMACITEALGLSLPMSATIPAPHAERFRSAEASGRVAAGMAKSKGPKPSELLTASSFKNALVVLQAIGGSTNGLIHLTAIANRTSHRIDLEAFDKLGREVPVLIDLKPSGEHYMEHFHHAGGLPKLMAQLGDLIDLDAKTITGATLRDIVAGAEDVPGQDAIRPRNNPIKPEGAMAVLHGNLAPRGAVIKHSAASPKLLQHTGRAVVFESVEDMTLRVDDPDLDVNADDVLVLRNAGPKGAPGMPEAGYLPIPRKLARGGVKDMVRISDARMSGTAFGTIVLHITPESAVGGPLALVRNGDMIRLDVARRRIDLLVDAAELEKRRAALALPATPDWAKRGYAHLFNETILQADEGCDFDFMRGGGKE; this comes from the coding sequence ATGGCGGACGGGCTGCGCAAGGGTTTGACCAGTTACGGCGACGCCGGGTTTTCGCTGTTCCTGCGCAAGGCCTTCATCAAGGCGATGGGTTATTCCGACGACGCGCTCAACCGTCCGATCGTCGGCATCACCAACACCTACAGCGACTACAATCCCTGTCACGGCAACGTCCCAGAGATCATCGAGGCGGTGAAACGCGGCGTGATGCTGTCGGGCGCCATGCCGATGGTGTTTCCGACCATCTCGATCGCCGAGAGTTTTGCGCATCCGACCTCGATGTATCTGCGTAACCTGATGGCGATGGATACCGAGGAGATGATCCGGGCGCAGCCGATGGATGCCGTCGTGGTGATCGGCGGCTGCGACAAGACACTGCCTGCGCAGATCATGGCCGCGGTCTCAGCCGATCTGCCGACGGTGGTGATCCCGGTGGGTCCGATGGTGGTCGGCCATCACAAGGGCGAGGTGCTCGGCGCCTGCACCGATTGCCGCAGGCTGTGGGCGAAGCACCGCGCCGGCGAAATCGACGAGGTGGAAATCGAGGCGGTCAACGGCCGGCTCGCGCCTTCCGTCGGCACCTGCATGGTGATGGGCACCGCCTCCACCATGGCCTGCATCACCGAGGCCCTCGGCTTGTCGCTGCCGATGAGCGCGACGATCCCGGCGCCGCATGCCGAGCGCTTCCGTTCCGCGGAAGCCAGCGGCAGGGTGGCCGCCGGAATGGCCAAATCGAAAGGGCCGAAGCCGAGCGAGTTGCTGACGGCCTCTTCGTTCAAGAACGCGCTAGTGGTGCTGCAGGCGATCGGCGGTTCGACCAACGGGCTGATCCATCTCACCGCGATCGCCAACCGCACCTCGCATCGCATCGATCTCGAAGCTTTCGACAAGCTCGGCCGCGAGGTGCCGGTGCTGATCGACCTGAAGCCGTCGGGCGAGCATTACATGGAGCATTTCCATCATGCCGGCGGCCTGCCGAAACTGATGGCGCAGCTCGGCGATCTCATCGACCTTGATGCGAAGACGATCACAGGCGCTACCTTGCGCGACATCGTCGCCGGCGCAGAAGACGTGCCGGGGCAGGACGCCATTCGTCCACGCAACAACCCGATCAAGCCGGAGGGCGCGATGGCGGTGCTGCACGGCAATCTCGCGCCGCGCGGCGCCGTGATCAAGCATTCCGCCGCGAGCCCGAAACTGCTGCAGCACACCGGTCGCGCCGTGGTGTTCGAATCCGTCGAGGACATGACGCTGCGGGTCGATGATCCCGACCTCGACGTCAACGCCGACGACGTGCTGGTGCTGCGTAACGCCGGCCCCAAGGGCGCGCCGGGTATGCCCGAAGCGGGCTACCTGCCGATCCCCAGAAAGCTCGCGCGTGGCGGCGTCAAGGACATGGTGCGGATCTCGGACGCGCGGATGAGCGGTACCGCGTTCGGCACCATCGTGCTGCATATCACGCCGGAATCCGCCGTCGGCGGCCCGCTGGCGCTGGTGAGGAATGGCGACATGATCCGGCTCGATGTCGCCAGGCGCCGCATCGATCTTTTGGTCGACGCCGCAGAACTCGAAAAGCGCCGCGCGGCGCTGGCGCTTCCGGCCACGCCGGACTGGGCGAAGCGCGGCTACGCCCATCTGTTCAACGAAACCATCCTGCAAGCCGACGAAGGCTGCGATTTCGATTTCATGCGCGGTGGGGGCAAGGAGTAG
- a CDS encoding aldehyde dehydrogenase family protein, whose product MVNRMQFYIDGAWVDPVVKKSTPVVNPATEEAMYEVALGSKADVDKAVAAARRAFETYSQTSREERVALLTKIVEVYKTRMKDIGAAVSDEMGAPLPMAERLQAGAGLGHIASTLEVLKNYPFEEPMGSAMVVREPVGVIGMITPWNWPLNQIACKVAPALAAGCTMILKPSEFTPSSALIFAEILHEAGVPKGVFNLINGLGPEVGAAMSEHPDIDMISFTGSTRAGVDVAKRAAPTVKRVSQELGGKSPNVILEGADLAKAVTGGVMHMFNNSGQSCNAPSRMIVPLSKMKEVAAIAKAVADKTKAGDPRAEGTTIGPVVSRIQWDKIQKLIQKGIEEGATLVAGGPGLPEGVNKGFYVRPTIFADVTNDMTIAREEIFGPVLTIIGAKDEEDAVKIANDTPYGLAGYVSADTVESARRVGRRIRAGNVNLQGVPNERTAPFGGYKQSGNGREWGKFGLEEYLEVKAVAGYNAA is encoded by the coding sequence ATGGTCAACCGCATGCAATTCTACATCGATGGCGCCTGGGTCGATCCCGTCGTCAAGAAATCCACGCCCGTCGTCAACCCGGCGACCGAGGAGGCGATGTATGAGGTTGCGCTCGGCTCCAAGGCCGATGTCGACAAGGCGGTGGCCGCCGCCAGGCGCGCCTTCGAAACCTATTCGCAGACCAGCCGCGAGGAGCGCGTCGCGCTGCTCACCAAGATCGTGGAAGTCTACAAGACCCGCATGAAGGACATCGGCGCCGCCGTTTCCGACGAGATGGGCGCGCCGCTGCCGATGGCGGAGAGGCTGCAGGCCGGCGCCGGCCTCGGCCATATCGCTTCCACGCTGGAAGTGCTCAAGAACTATCCCTTCGAGGAGCCGATGGGCTCCGCCATGGTGGTGCGCGAGCCGGTCGGCGTCATCGGCATGATCACGCCGTGGAACTGGCCGCTGAACCAGATCGCCTGCAAGGTCGCGCCTGCGCTCGCCGCCGGCTGCACCATGATCCTGAAGCCGAGCGAGTTCACCCCGTCGTCGGCGCTGATTTTCGCGGAAATCCTCCATGAAGCCGGCGTGCCGAAGGGCGTGTTCAACCTGATCAACGGCCTCGGCCCCGAAGTCGGCGCCGCCATGAGCGAGCATCCGGACATCGACATGATCTCGTTCACCGGCTCGACCCGCGCCGGCGTCGATGTCGCCAAGCGCGCCGCGCCGACCGTGAAACGCGTCAGCCAGGAACTGGGCGGCAAGTCGCCGAACGTCATCTTGGAAGGCGCCGATCTCGCCAAGGCCGTCACCGGCGGCGTGATGCACATGTTCAACAACTCCGGGCAATCCTGCAACGCCCCGTCGCGGATGATCGTGCCGCTGTCGAAGATGAAGGAAGTCGCCGCCATCGCCAAGGCCGTGGCCGACAAGACCAAGGCCGGCGATCCCCGCGCCGAAGGCACCACCATCGGCCCGGTCGTGTCCCGCATCCAGTGGGACAAGATCCAGAAGCTGATCCAGAAGGGCATCGAGGAAGGCGCCACCCTGGTTGCCGGCGGCCCCGGCCTGCCGGAAGGCGTCAACAAGGGCTTCTATGTGCGCCCGACCATCTTCGCCGACGTCACCAACGACATGACGATTGCGCGCGAGGAGATCTTCGGACCGGTGCTGACCATTATCGGCGCCAAGGATGAAGAGGATGCGGTCAAGATCGCCAACGACACGCCGTATGGGCTGGCCGGTTACGTCTCAGCCGATACCGTGGAGAGCGCCCGCCGGGTCGGCCGCCGCATCCGCGCCGGCAACGTCAACCTGCAGGGCGTGCCGAACGAACGCACCGCGCCGTTCGGCGGCTACAAGCAGTCCGGCAACGGCCGCGAGTGGGGAAAGTTCGGCCTGGAAGAATATCTCGAGGTCAAGGCAGTCGCCGGCTACAACGCCGCGTAA
- a CDS encoding TRAP transporter small permease: MNTSPKSANAAPSDDVRLIVAKDEEVVIEHHPEDWIAFVLFWALAFIVFLQFFTRYILNDSLSWTEEIARYGLMSLAFIGGAVVTRKKAHIAVELVSNLMGPGPLRSALLALVDFITLGFVGLLAYFSVTIVERMHSQRMTVFDLPMSLVYGVVGLGCFMMLVRQAQVVWKNAREGWRRAPKVTEQIHAD; this comes from the coding sequence ATGAACACCAGCCCCAAATCCGCCAACGCTGCTCCGTCGGATGACGTTCGCCTGATCGTCGCCAAGGACGAAGAGGTCGTCATCGAGCACCACCCGGAGGACTGGATCGCCTTCGTGTTGTTCTGGGCGCTGGCCTTCATCGTCTTCCTGCAGTTCTTCACCCGCTATATCCTGAACGACAGCCTGTCCTGGACCGAGGAGATCGCGCGCTACGGGCTGATGTCGCTGGCGTTCATCGGCGGCGCGGTGGTGACGCGCAAGAAGGCGCATATCGCGGTCGAACTGGTGTCGAACCTGATGGGGCCCGGGCCCCTGAGGTCGGCGCTGCTGGCGCTGGTCGATTTCATCACGCTCGGTTTCGTGGGGCTGCTGGCGTATTTCTCGGTGACCATCGTCGAACGCATGCATTCGCAGCGCATGACCGTGTTCGACCTGCCGATGAGCCTGGTTTACGGCGTCGTCGGTCTCGGCTGCTTCATGATGCTGGTGCGCCAGGCCCAGGTGGTCTGGAAGAATGCGCGCGAAGGCTGGCGACGGGCGCCCAAAGTAACCGAACAGATTCACGCCGACTGA
- a CDS encoding TRAP transporter large permease: MPILIFVFFATLLAGIPVFIALAFSSLLYTHFIAGIPDFVILHRMAGGLDSFPLLAVPFFILAGNLMNSAGITNRIYDFAVATCGWMKGGLAHVNIFGSVIFAGMSGTAIADAAGLGTIEIKAMQDHGYSTEFSVGVTAASATLGPIIPPSLPFVIYGMMGNVSIGALFLGGFIPGAVMTLFMMLYVSYVARRYGMGRDQAFRWSTLGRTFIAALPPLMTPAIIIGGMTFGWFTPTEAAIAACAWALILGIFLYRSLSLKQFYKVTMDTIETTAGVLLIVAAASLFGWVLTTTRLTEAGAEALLQLTDNKYIILLLINVLLLVIGCFLEPIASISILVPVLMPIILKVGIHPVHFGVVMTLNLMIGLLHPPLGMVLFVLSRIAKLSIERTTMAILPWLIPLLMSLIAITLIPELTLWLPRTMGMLK; encoded by the coding sequence ATGCCGATCCTGATTTTCGTCTTCTTTGCAACACTGCTGGCCGGCATTCCCGTGTTCATTGCGCTGGCGTTCTCGTCGCTGCTCTACACCCACTTCATTGCGGGGATTCCGGATTTCGTGATCCTGCACCGCATGGCCGGCGGGCTCGACAGCTTCCCGCTGCTGGCGGTGCCGTTCTTCATTCTCGCCGGCAATCTGATGAACTCCGCCGGGATCACCAACCGGATCTACGATTTCGCGGTGGCGACCTGCGGCTGGATGAAGGGCGGCCTCGCCCACGTCAACATCTTCGGTTCGGTGATCTTCGCCGGCATGTCCGGCACCGCGATTGCGGACGCCGCCGGCCTCGGCACCATCGAGATCAAGGCCATGCAGGACCATGGCTACAGCACCGAGTTTTCGGTCGGCGTCACCGCGGCGTCCGCCACGCTCGGTCCGATCATTCCGCCGTCGCTGCCGTTCGTGATCTACGGCATGATGGGCAACGTCTCGATCGGCGCGCTGTTTCTCGGCGGCTTCATCCCCGGAGCCGTCATGACCCTCTTCATGATGCTGTATGTGAGCTATGTCGCGCGCCGCTACGGCATGGGCCGCGACCAGGCATTCCGCTGGAGCACGCTCGGCCGCACCTTCATTGCGGCGTTGCCGCCGCTGATGACGCCCGCGATCATCATCGGCGGCATGACCTTCGGCTGGTTCACGCCGACGGAAGCCGCCATCGCGGCCTGCGCATGGGCGCTGATACTCGGCATTTTCCTGTACCGCTCGCTGTCGCTGAAGCAGTTCTACAAGGTCACGATGGACACCATCGAGACCACGGCGGGCGTGCTCTTGATCGTCGCCGCGGCCTCGTTGTTCGGCTGGGTGCTGACGACGACGCGGCTGACGGAAGCGGGCGCGGAAGCGCTGCTGCAACTGACCGACAACAAGTACATCATTCTTCTGTTGATCAACGTGCTGTTGCTGGTGATCGGTTGTTTCCTCGAGCCGATCGCCTCGATCAGCATTCTGGTGCCGGTACTGATGCCGATCATCCTCAAGGTCGGCATTCACCCCGTTCATTTCGGCGTGGTGATGACGCTCAACCTGATGATCGGATTGTTGCACCCGCCGCTCGGCATGGTGCTGTTCGTATTGTCGAGAATCGCGAAACTGTCCATTGAGCGCACCACCATGGCGATCCTGCCGTGGCTGATTCCACTCCTGATGTCGCTGATCGCGATTACCCTGATCCCCGAACTGACGCTGTGGCTGCCGCGCACCATGGGGATGTTGAAGTAA
- a CDS encoding NAD(P)/FAD-dependent oxidoreductase, with the protein MTQGPVLIVGAGHAGFQVAASLRQHGFGERVCLINDEAHLPYQRPPLSKAYLKGEGRPDSLMFRPDKFYRDQNIELIADRAVSIDRTARKLKLASGSALDYGHLVLATGARNRLLDIPNARLEDVRYLRILDESEALRKRIGSGQRVVVIGAGFIGLEFAATARAKGLEVDVVELGTRVMARAVTAEISDYFQARHTAAGIRIHLGVQATSIEANGTDVSGVSLSDGRHIPADFVVVGVGVLPNVELAAEAGLPVASGIIVDEQLLTSDPDISAIGDCALFASPRFGGSLRLESVQNATDQARCVAARLTGDAKTYDGLPWFWSDQGDDKLQIAGLTTGYDQVVVRGDPAQRSFSAFCYKSGQLVGIESVNRASDHVFGRRILAVKGSIAPEQAADTAFDLKAALT; encoded by the coding sequence ATGACGCAAGGACCGGTCCTCATTGTCGGCGCGGGTCATGCGGGTTTTCAGGTCGCGGCATCGTTGCGGCAGCATGGCTTCGGCGAGCGCGTCTGCCTGATCAACGACGAGGCGCACCTGCCGTATCAGCGTCCGCCTCTGTCCAAGGCCTATCTGAAGGGCGAGGGACGGCCGGACAGCCTGATGTTCCGGCCGGATAAGTTCTATCGCGACCAGAACATCGAGCTGATCGCCGATCGCGCCGTTTCGATCGACCGGACCGCGCGCAAGCTGAAGCTCGCCTCCGGTTCCGCGCTCGATTACGGGCACCTGGTGCTGGCGACCGGCGCGCGCAATCGCCTGCTCGATATTCCCAACGCGCGTCTCGAAGACGTGCGCTATTTGCGAATCCTTGATGAAAGCGAGGCGCTGCGAAAGCGGATCGGCTCCGGCCAGCGCGTCGTCGTGATCGGCGCCGGCTTCATCGGGCTGGAATTCGCCGCCACTGCGCGGGCCAAGGGTCTGGAAGTGGATGTGGTCGAACTCGGCACGCGCGTGATGGCCCGTGCGGTGACTGCCGAAATCTCGGATTACTTTCAGGCGCGGCACACTGCGGCGGGCATCCGCATTCATCTCGGCGTGCAGGCGACCTCCATCGAGGCCAACGGCACCGACGTCTCCGGGGTCAGCCTCAGCGACGGCCGCCATATACCGGCAGACTTCGTCGTGGTCGGCGTCGGCGTCCTGCCCAATGTCGAACTGGCTGCGGAAGCCGGCCTGCCGGTGGCTTCGGGCATCATCGTCGACGAGCAATTACTGACATCGGATCCCGATATTTCGGCGATCGGCGACTGCGCGCTGTTCGCAAGCCCGCGCTTCGGCGGGTCGCTGCGGCTGGAGTCCGTGCAGAACGCCACCGACCAGGCGCGCTGCGTTGCGGCGCGGCTGACCGGCGACGCCAAAACCTACGACGGTCTGCCGTGGTTCTGGAGCGATCAGGGCGACGACAAGCTGCAGATCGCGGGTCTGACCACTGGATACGATCAAGTCGTGGTGCGCGGCGACCCGGCGCAGCGATCGTTCTCGGCGTTCTGCTACAAATCCGGGCAGCTCGTCGGCATCGAGTCCGTCAATCGTGCGTCGGATCACGTGTTCGGACGCCGCATCCTGGCTGTGAAGGGATCGATCGCGCCGGAGCAGGCAGCGGATACCGCCTTCGACCTCAAGGCGGCCCTGACTTAA
- a CDS encoding enoyl-CoA hydratase/isomerase family protein, with product MTTPDPATATPSDEPALLRIEGPIATITLNRPDAFNSINLSIAKKLEQLGAEVEANDDIRVLVIEGEGRAFSAGGDLQTIGAAAEADTIAPVVGELLKHYHAFIETLRRMPKIVLSSVHGSAAGAGMGLAFVTDLCISADTARFTPAYAKIGVSPDGGSTVGMVGTVGTRRSLQIFLAEDSFTAQQAYDWGLVARVVPAVELKAATRELAHRLAQNPPAAIAGTKSLIYQAAVTPTKQQLDAEEAKIIDAMHTEDFRAAVKKFTSKSK from the coding sequence ATGACGACCCCCGATCCGGCTACCGCCACCCCTTCCGACGAACCGGCACTGCTCAGGATCGAAGGCCCGATCGCCACCATCACGCTCAACCGGCCTGACGCCTTCAACTCGATCAACCTTTCGATCGCGAAGAAGCTCGAACAGCTCGGCGCCGAGGTCGAGGCCAATGACGACATCCGGGTGCTGGTGATCGAGGGCGAAGGCCGCGCCTTCAGCGCAGGCGGCGATCTGCAGACCATCGGGGCCGCGGCCGAGGCCGACACCATCGCGCCCGTGGTCGGCGAACTGCTCAAGCACTATCACGCCTTCATCGAGACGCTGCGGCGAATGCCCAAGATCGTGCTGTCGAGCGTCCACGGCTCCGCGGCCGGCGCCGGCATGGGGCTGGCCTTCGTCACCGATCTCTGCATATCGGCCGATACCGCCCGCTTCACGCCGGCCTACGCCAAGATCGGCGTGTCGCCGGACGGCGGCTCTACCGTCGGCATGGTCGGCACCGTCGGCACCCGCCGCTCCCTGCAGATATTTCTGGCCGAGGACAGCTTCACCGCCCAGCAGGCCTATGACTGGGGTCTGGTCGCCAGGGTGGTGCCGGCAGTCGAACTGAAGGCCGCGACCCGCGAGTTGGCGCATCGCCTGGCGCAGAATCCGCCGGCCGCCATCGCCGGCACCAAATCGCTGATCTACCAAGCCGCGGTGACCCCGACCAAACAGCAGCTCGACGCCGAAGAAGCGAAGATCATCGACGCCATGCATACGGAAGATTTCCGGGCCGCGGTGAAGAAGTTCACGAGCAAGTCGAAGTAA
- a CDS encoding sialic acid TRAP transporter substrate-binding protein SiaP: MSVWTRRLALSSVFIVAAAIAGPASAQTKLKWAHVYEIAEPYHAQALWAAEEIKKRTSGRYEIQVFPASQLGNENQINEGLGLGTVDIIYTGTSFAGSIHKPLAISGAPFMVRDFNHWKSYRDSKLFRDIAKGYEDKTKHKIMALTYYGERMVTANKEIKKPEDMKGMKLRVPPAPLYLMLAKSVGANATPIAFAEVYLALQQGTVDGQENPLPTIMAKKFYEVQSHVMLTGHIIESLLTITGSHVWSKLSDADKKVFEEVLVQAAAKSSDQIRESEQKIADQLRKLGKTVVEVDREAFRKAAIPLHNDASAGAGWSRAEYDALQALK; the protein is encoded by the coding sequence ATGTCCGTCTGGACACGCCGCCTGGCGCTTTCATCGGTATTCATCGTCGCAGCAGCCATTGCGGGACCGGCCTCGGCCCAGACCAAGCTGAAATGGGCGCATGTCTACGAGATCGCCGAACCCTATCACGCCCAGGCGCTGTGGGCCGCCGAGGAAATCAAGAAGCGGACCTCGGGCCGGTATGAAATCCAGGTGTTTCCGGCGTCCCAGCTCGGCAACGAGAACCAGATCAATGAGGGGCTCGGCCTCGGCACCGTCGATATCATCTACACCGGCACTTCATTCGCCGGCTCGATCCACAAGCCGCTGGCGATCTCCGGCGCGCCGTTCATGGTGCGCGACTTCAATCACTGGAAATCCTACCGCGACAGCAAGCTGTTCCGCGACATCGCCAAGGGCTACGAGGACAAGACCAAGCACAAGATCATGGCGCTGACCTATTACGGCGAGCGCATGGTGACCGCCAACAAGGAAATCAAGAAGCCCGAGGACATGAAGGGCATGAAGCTGCGCGTGCCGCCGGCGCCGCTCTATCTGATGCTGGCGAAATCGGTCGGCGCCAACGCCACGCCGATCGCTTTTGCCGAGGTGTATCTCGCCTTGCAGCAGGGTACCGTGGACGGCCAGGAGAACCCGCTGCCCACCATCATGGCCAAGAAGTTCTACGAGGTGCAGAGCCATGTCATGCTGACCGGTCACATCATCGAATCGTTGTTGACGATCACGGGCTCACATGTCTGGTCGAAATTGTCGGACGCCGACAAGAAGGTGTTCGAGGAGGTGCTGGTGCAGGCAGCCGCCAAGTCGTCGGATCAAATTCGTGAGTCCGAGCAGAAGATCGCGGATCAGTTGCGCAAGCTCGGCAAGACCGTGGTCGAGGTCGACCGCGAGGCGTTCCGCAAGGCGGCGATCCCGCTGCACAACGACGCCTCCGCCGGCGCCGGCTGGAGCCGCGCGGAATACGACGCGCTGCAGGCGCTGAAGTAA
- a CDS encoding GntR family transcriptional regulator has protein sequence MKAQAASPEIIPLSREEEQAEVIRRLEEDIIFGRFAPGARLVEDTLMARYGASRHFVRQALFQLERRGIVLREKNIGATVRFYSSEEVRKIYEVREMLTRQAALMIALPAPSSLIEQLTELQRQYCARADAQDLRGIHEANDAFHVALFSACGNPYLVRSLQDYMNLTLPMRAKNLADSEGLAQSRRQHELMIELLKGRDNWAFAQLCVDHMQLSKSDYLGRIAKDEGKR, from the coding sequence ATGAAAGCACAGGCTGCATCACCGGAAATCATCCCGCTTTCGCGCGAGGAAGAGCAGGCCGAGGTCATCCGCCGGCTGGAGGAGGACATCATCTTCGGCCGTTTCGCGCCCGGCGCGCGGCTGGTCGAGGACACGCTGATGGCGCGCTACGGCGCCAGCCGGCATTTCGTGCGCCAGGCGCTGTTCCAGCTGGAGCGGCGCGGCATCGTGCTGCGCGAAAAGAACATCGGCGCCACGGTGCGGTTCTATTCCAGCGAAGAGGTCCGGAAAATCTACGAGGTGCGGGAAATGCTGACGCGGCAGGCGGCGTTGATGATCGCCCTGCCCGCGCCCTCGAGCCTGATCGAACAACTGACCGAGCTGCAGCGGCAATATTGCGCCAGGGCCGACGCGCAGGATCTGCGCGGCATTCATGAAGCCAACGACGCGTTTCACGTCGCGCTGTTCTCCGCCTGCGGCAATCCCTATCTGGTGCGCTCGCTGCAGGACTACATGAACCTGACCCTGCCGATGCGGGCCAAGAACCTCGCCGACAGTGAAGGGCTGGCGCAGTCGCGGCGCCAGCACGAGTTGATGATCGAGCTGCTCAAGGGCCGCGACAACTGGGCGTTCGCGCAGCTCTGCGTCGATCACATGCAGTTGAGCAAGTCGGATTATCTCGGACGTATCGCCAAGGACGAGGGCAAACGGTAG
- a CDS encoding NAD-dependent epimerase/dehydratase family protein, whose protein sequence is MPRILMTGAAGGIGASLRKLLPPVYPDLLLSDIKTPADLGADEKFRAADLSDLAQVETICEGVDGILHFGGFSVEGPWDEILQSNIIGCYNLFEAARRRGVKRVVFASSNHAVGFYPRHHCIGTDVTARPDSRYGVSKVFGEAVGALYADKHGLGVTCLRIGNFGDKPLDHRRLSIWLKPEDLVQLCRIGLDHPDIHFEIFYGASYNERAWWDNHRAYDLGYRPTGRAEDFREHAMAEQAKLPPDPVSDFYQGGAFCGMEFSGDKSRVIDWK, encoded by the coding sequence ATGCCACGCATATTGATGACCGGCGCCGCCGGCGGAATCGGCGCCAGCCTTCGCAAACTGCTGCCGCCGGTCTATCCCGACCTGTTGCTGAGCGACATCAAGACACCCGCCGATCTCGGCGCAGACGAAAAATTCAGGGCGGCCGACTTGTCCGACCTCGCGCAGGTCGAGACGATCTGCGAAGGCGTCGACGGCATCCTGCATTTCGGCGGGTTTTCGGTCGAGGGCCCCTGGGACGAGATCCTGCAGTCCAACATCATCGGCTGCTACAATCTGTTCGAGGCGGCGCGGAGGAGGGGTGTCAAGCGCGTGGTGTTCGCGTCGTCGAACCATGCGGTCGGCTTCTATCCGCGCCATCACTGCATCGGCACCGACGTGACGGCGCGCCCCGACAGCCGCTACGGCGTCAGCAAGGTGTTTGGCGAGGCGGTGGGCGCGCTCTATGCCGACAAGCACGGGCTCGGCGTGACGTGCCTGCGGATCGGCAATTTCGGCGACAAGCCGCTCGATCACCGCCGGCTCTCGATCTGGCTCAAGCCGGAAGATCTGGTGCAGCTGTGCCGGATCGGGCTCGACCATCCCGACATCCATTTCGAAATCTTCTACGGCGCGTCCTACAACGAGCGGGCGTGGTGGGACAACCACCGCGCTTACGATCTCGGCTATCGTCCGACCGGCCGGGCTGAGGATTTTCGCGAACACGCGATGGCCGAGCAGGCGAAGCTTCCGCCCGATCCGGTCAGCGATTTCTACCAGGGCGGCGCGTTCTGCGGCATGGAGTTCAGCGGCGACAAGAGCCGGGTTATCGACTGGAAATAG